DNA sequence from the Agelaius phoeniceus isolate bAgePho1 chromosome 20, bAgePho1.hap1, whole genome shotgun sequence genome:
AAATGGGCCCATAATAATACATGTTTGTTATTTTGATTCTACAGAACAGAGACGGGAAGAGATAAAATTCTGGAAGCAAGAATTAGATAACAAGCTAGAACAAATTGTTCATGAGACAGAGATTTTGTTGACTTTCAAGAATAGGCTGGAGAGAGCTTTGGAGGGTTGCAAAGAGCCCCTTGTCGTTGCCCAAAAGTGTCTCCTGTACAGGTGAGCACTCaaggagacaaaaaaaagtcTAGGTAATGAACCTTtaacaaataagaaaaaagacTGCAAACACAGTCTGATTTAGGTGTTACAGCACTGAGGAAAGTGGAACTTTATCATCTTCTGTTCGATGCAGGCATTTGAACAATGTGGCTgatggtttttccttttttcatgtAGGCAGAGGCGAGTTGGGATTGACTTGGTGCATGATGAAgtggaacagcagctgctgaaggaagTTGAAGTCCTCCAGGGGATTATTGCTTTACTTGAACGTACATTGGAACAAACAAATGAGCAAATCAGGTGCAGAGGCAGAGAGCATAACAGAACACTAATTAGATGAAAGTTAAGACAGCCATAATACTGAGAAGTTGTCAGGCTGAACACAGGTCCTAAGTTATCTTCAATGCTAAACACTAACAGGAGGTCAGTCCTAATTCATACCACTCAATCAGTAGTGGTGAGAGGTTCTGCTTCTAGAATACAAAGTACTTGCACTTGATCCTTGGTCTTCTCATGATCCAGTCCTGTGCCTTTAATTTCAATGAGAATTGTACCATCAATTTCTAAAAAGGCAGCTTCATACTGTAGATTTTGTGACTTGACAGCTAAGAGTTCTTACACGACGATTTCTGTAACAGCATTTTAATTACCTAATGCATGTATGCATGCATATTAAGGACACCTGTGAATGCCTACACATGGTCTTAgagttttggttgttttttctcCTAGACGAAACCGTTCAGCAAAATATGACCTGGACATGGATCTGAAGGACAAATTCACAGCTTTGACGATTGATGATTACTGTGCTAGCTTGACAAATGACACTCCTCATATTATATATGCTGATAATGCAATGAAACTGGAAGGAAAGTAAGTGGTTCTTTAGTTCAACAAACATATGATAATTATACAGATAATATGGGCTGTCCCAGTAACAGCAAGATTAGTTTTGTGTAAAACAGGCTTTATCTTTTTGCCATCTTATTCTTATACTTCTGTCCATCACTTCTGTATCTGTGTAATATGTCTGTGAAATAAACCACAATAATTATGCTCCCAGTGAACTGcagtttttttaaaagtttttgagGTTCACAGTTAGCTAAGGAAGAACTTCACATATTGCTTAAACACAGAATAGATTACTGATCTTACCTTCTTTCCTCTCCCGGGGTGTCCCAGTGGGGAGAATGCTGGACTGGGACCCATGAGGTGTCTAGTCAGCTTCTGACTTGGACATTAAGCTGTCAAATGTGCCCATTCTGCATGGGCTAGTTAGTGTGAAAGGTTTAAATGCAAAAATAGCTACCACAGAAAAATGGGCTGAAAAGAGGAACTGTACTAGGAAAGCAGTATGTGCAAGAGCCTCATAAAATTACTGTTGCTATGTAACAGCTGGCAAACTTGCAACACCAAGAGGCTGACAGCTCTTGCTGCCAGCACTTAAAACTGGTTATGTAACTCTGACCACACCCAGGATGGTGTTGCCTGCTATGTGCAAATGACAATTACAACTTTATATATTCACCCAATGAAACAAGGAACGAACCCTCTGAAGAACTTCTCAAACACCCGCCTGCAAGCCAAAGCTGCACAAGCATAACCCTGTAATTCTGGGGATTacctcctggggctgggcttcTCAACTGTTGTTCCAGGCAGGTACTGTAAGTGTCGTATAGGTGAACTCTGTGAGAGAATAAGTGCATGTGTTGTGTAAATAGTTGCCTGCTGTTAATAGTAACAGCTTTATTAATGAAAGATGTTCTAAGAAATATTGATTATTATATGTGTTTCCCACCATGTTAAGTCATAAGTTCCCCTTTGCCGGGGGAAAGTAACAGCAAGGCTCCTCTATCTCTCTAGCAAATTTGTTTTCATTGGACTCTCATCTACTTCATTACAAAATGATTGTGACAGAGTCTTTCTTTTGTATCTGTAGCACTCCCTGGACATATGGCACTTACTGGGACATGCAGTTAAAAGTGCTGCTTTGTTCTTGATTTTGTGGCACAATTACAGATTTATGAAGTCATAGAGGGCCTTCTGCTGTCTGTTGGTGACCTCTTATTTTGATTCTCTTTCAGTTTTGTTAGCCCTGAGGACTGGATAGATTTCACAAATATAAATGTTGAAAAGGCTGACAAGCAGCGAAACAATTCTTTGGCACTGAAGGCACTTATCGATGGCATCCTCTCACAGATAGCAAATGACATGCGCAAGCATTGTGAGATGGTGAATAATGCTTTTAGAAATAGGGTGAAGGAAGTCAAGGATGCCAAGCACAAGCTAGAGACACTTCTTGCAATGGTAAGTCATAGGGGACAGTCAGTGAAAAAGTGGAAACACAAGGCTTCGGTTATCTACCAGTTTACCCAATCCAGTGGGTTGCACTTATCTgccatattttcctttttgttcccTTCTccataaaagtaattttagattatttttcttaGCTCTGTGTGCACCACCAAAGAGACGAATTTCTGGAGTCACTCATTCAATCTAAACGTTGCTGTAGCCATCAGTGAAGACAGGATTTTTCTTGTGATTTTTAATTGCATGAGGCTCCTATAGCTTTTTCGAGATTGTGATGTAAGAGCCTGATAACAGCAGGGTCAATATGCTCAAAATTTGACACATGAAAACTGagttttaatattaaaaaatattaattgctGAGCATAAATTTCTGGATTTACCCAGAACCGTGTCATCTGCTTTCCAATGAAGGAATCATACTCCTGGCTAAGCTTTGCAAAATATTATTTGATGAAATAACAACATATTgagtgctactgtgattgttgCAACTATTAAAGTAGATGATGATGGTTTCACACATTGTAAGAGGCAGTGTGCAGAATTTCATTGTTGGATTTGTTAAGGTGATGGATGAGACTGCTTCACAGGAGAAGAACATTGCAGCCTTAAAGAAAGCAATCACTGATAAGGAAGCACCTGTGAAAGTGGCTCAAACCCGCTTGGAAGCGAGGAACCATCGCCCCAATGTGGAACTGTGTTATGACACGGTGCACAGCAGCCTGATGGGTGAAGTTCAAGAGATTACCAAAAATATTCAAAGGCAAGTGGAAATTATGCAAGAGGAAAATCTGTGGTATTGGTTAATTTAATGTATTAGCATAACAACGGGTCCCAACTATTCTCCCTGAAAAGCTGGGAATTGCTTTTCTCTTAAGGGCAGGACACTTTAAAGGAAGTTAATGGATAGACTTTAAGGGAAGACAATGGATATTGTCTCTGTGAATCCCTttccatctttctttttcttgctcaGAATTCCTAACCcttatgagaaaaaaacccctacccATGTGTTTTCAACTAATGCCTGCATCTGTTTTCCCTGTTAGATTAAAGGATGCATTGGCACAGGCTCAGACAGAGCTGAAAGGCCTTAGCCGCCGCCAGCTTTCCTTGGAGGAAGAGATCAAGGTCAAGGAGAACACACTGTACATTGATGAAGTGCTGTGCATGCAAATGAGAGAGTCTGTTTGCATAAACAATTACTGAAGTCATTATACTGGGAGACTGTGCTCCAaagaagcagctcctgctgaaattttatttccaaGCTTCCAAATTTATTGGCTTGGCTCAATGCTGTCTAGTTGCACAAGGTAATTAAAACAGACCTAGTACTTACAGCTGTTTCAGAACTATCTATGCTCTAAAATGTTTGATGAAATCTTCCACTTGGCAATAAAATTCAGAATAATGAGAAATGCCCCTTCTTCCATGTTTCTCTCATGTGTAACTAATGATATGTTTTGCCATTGAAAGGTGTCAAAAGGCAACTGTGTGGAAGCCAGAGCAGGAGTGTCCTCATAAATCACTTATTGGACAGCTGGGCAAGTGGGAGGGGTGTCTCTCAGGACTGGCCATGCgatgttttgtttttatcttaGCATCTGCTGCTAAGAACTAGACAGTATGGCCAACTTAACAGGACCTGATACACTAGATAGTGAACCTGTCTGCATCTGAATTGAGATCAAGTCAAGGCTGACTTTGGGAAAATCACTTGCTCACCCCATGTCTAAGTTCCCCTATTCGTAAAATGGAAACAATGAGATGGGCTTCAGTGGTAAAGTGTTTGAAGCTCTGCAATGAGAAGTGCTGAAAAAAGGGGAGGGTCTTATTTTTTATCAGAGATGCCTGTAAGGGTGGAAAAGGGATCACTGCTTCCTTTGGTTCTGGCAAGGAAAACCAAAGCAAGGGAAAGAATAAATAATGCTGGAGACAAAAGAGTCCAGTTCCCAAGTCCAACATTTTAATGCATGGAGTTTAAAATTGTCCCTTGCTTCTCACTTGCTGGAATGATAACTCCCTTTTGGAAGCACTGCTGTCAAAATTCAAATCCCCTACTAAAGCACTCCAAAGGATCCATTAATGCAGATATCACTGGGTGTTCTCTTCCTGTAGTTTATACCATTGGGTAGGTGATGACAAAATAATTAAGTTCTGAGTCAATCAGGTACTTGAATTTCCTGTAAATATCAGCCAGCAGCCGCTCCTCCTCAGTGCTGTCATCTTGGGCCGTATAAATCCTGACCTGTATGCACAAATAGCAGTCATGTCTCTCAGATATAGGGAGCTCAACCCATTACAGTTCATGGCAACAAGAAGCATCTGTGACTAAGAAGGAATCTAGAGAAGCAAAATTCCTTGAATTGGAATAGAATCTTTACTCTCTTCCCACTCCCAGCTGACTGAAAACATCATCTCCTGACAAAGAATTTTTGGGAGGTGTTGGGAGGAACATAAAATAAATAGTGGAAGACTAGCAAGAAGGATTATAAATCACTCAGGTGACCTTGCAGATGGGAATAGCCCTTGATAAGCCAGTATGAATGCCAGCCAGTGATCCTCTGGCACGGAGCGAGTTTAACTGTGCCTCCATCTCCACTTGTGTGTGTCTGCCTGGGCGTTGCTTTGGGGATGCCTTAGTGAGCAAAAGAAGGGAAGTAAATTTAC
Encoded proteins:
- the TEKT1 gene encoding tektin-1 isoform X1, with the translated sequence MARLLQDPSKLHPSEWYTANKMQCASTESQKSRSECMIAESWRLVDEIEKTTQKTQSDVNKKLEQRREEIKFWKQELDNKLEQIVHETEILLTFKNRLERALEGCKEPLVVAQKCLLYRQRRVGIDLVHDEVEQQLLKEVEVLQGIIALLERTLEQTNEQIRRNRSAKYDLDMDLKDKFTALTIDDYCASLTNDTPHIIYADNAMKLEGNFVSPEDWIDFTNINVEKADKQRNNSLALKALIDGILSQIANDMRKHCEMVNNAFRNRVKEVKDAKHKLETLLAMVMDETASQEKNIAALKKAITDKEAPVKVAQTRLEARNHRPNVELCYDTVHSSLMGEVQEITKNIQRLKDALAQAQTELKGLSRRQLSLEEEIKVKENTLYIDEVLCMQMRESVCINNY
- the TEKT1 gene encoding tektin-1 isoform X2, with amino-acid sequence MARLLQDPSKLHPSEWYTANKMQCASTESQKSRQRRVGIDLVHDEVEQQLLKEVEVLQGIIALLERTLEQTNEQIRRNRSAKYDLDMDLKDKFTALTIDDYCASLTNDTPHIIYADNAMKLEGNFVSPEDWIDFTNINVEKADKQRNNSLALKALIDGILSQIANDMRKHCEMVNNAFRNRVKEVKDAKHKLETLLAMVMDETASQEKNIAALKKAITDKEAPVKVAQTRLEARNHRPNVELCYDTVHSSLMGEVQEITKNIQRLKDALAQAQTELKGLSRRQLSLEEEIKVKENTLYIDEVLCMQMRESVCINNY